TTAAAGACTTTTTGGGACATTAGTGCTTTTTTAGTACATTGAACGCAAACGCAAGAATGAATGGATAAGATCATTGTATTTGAAACTTTTTATAACCCTATAGAGGCTAATATTGTAAAGTCAAGGCTAATAGATGCAGGTATACAATGCTTCCTTTCTGATGAAAATACGATCACCATAAATCCTTTGTATACTCAAGCTCTGGGTGGTGTTAAGCTACATTTATTTGAAAAGGATGTTGAAGCTGCAAGAAATATTCTTCAGGATGAGAATATGGAAATCGACTTAGAAGAGGTAGAGGGAGCAGAGGTTTGTCCCAATTGTGGCTCTACCAATGTAGGGTATGTGCAAGCTACAAAAAAACGGTTTGGAATATTTACCATAATTGTTTCGGTCCTTTTAGCGGTGTATCCCTTTCATGTAAAGAAAACTTATCACTGTTTTAACTGTGAACACGAATTCTAAGCGATTATAAAAAGATAAGTGCAAAAAAATAGGGTGTACCGCTGGTACACCCTATTTTCATTTATATCAATTGCTGATTAAGCATTTTTTGCAGCAGCATCTCTGCGGATGATATTTAAAGCACCACCTGCTTTAAACCATTCGATTTGCTGTGCATTGTAGCTATGATTTACAGAGATCTCTTCTTTAGATCCGTCAGCATGGTTTAACACCAATGTTAATGGAACGTCAGGAGTGAACGTAGTTAAGCCAACAATGTCAATCGTATCATCCTCAAGGATTTTATCGTAATCATCTTTATTGGCAAATGTTAAACCAAGCATACCTTGTTTCTTAAGGTTGGTTTCATGGATACGAGCAAAAGATTTTACCAATACAGCACGAACACCTAAGTGACGTGGCTCCATTGCTGCGTGCTCGCGACTTGAACCTTCACCATAGTTTTCATCACCAACTACAATAGAACCAATTCCTGCTGCTTTATAAGCACGTTGAGTTGCCGGTACAGGACCATATTCGCCAGTCAGTTCATTTTTAACATTGTCGGTTTTGTCATTAAAGTAGTTAACCGCACCGATTAGCATGTTGTTAGAGATGTTGTCAAGGTGACCGCGGAACTTTAACCATGGACCAGCCATAGAGATATGATCCGTAGTACATTTTCCTTTTGCTTTGATCAGGAGTTTCAAACCTTTAAGGTCTGTGCCTTCCCAAGGCATAAATGGATCAAGCAATTGTAACCTATGTGAAGTAGGAGAAACGATTACTTGTACACCACTGCCATCCTCTGCCGGTTTCTGATAACCTGCATCTTCAACAGCATAACCATTTACAGGTAGTTCATCACCTTTTGGTGGATCTAATTTAACCTGTTCGCCTTTATTGTTAGTTAAAGTATCAGTTAATGGGTTAAAGCTAAGATCGCCTGCAATAGCAATAGCTGCTACAATTTCCGGAGAAGTTACAAATGCATAAGTATTTGGATTACCATCAGCACGTTTAGCAAAGTTTCTGTTAAACGAGTGAACGATGGTGTTTTTCTCTTGTTTTTCTGCACCAACTCTGTCCCACATACCGATACATGGCCCGCAGGCATTGGTGAAAATTGTTGCATTCAGATCTTCAAAAGTTCCTAATAAACCATCGCGGTTAGCAGTATAACGTACTTGTTCAGACCCTGGGTTGATACCAAACTCTGCTTTAGTCGTTAAGCCTTTATCAATAGCTTGTTTAGCAATAGATGCTGCTCTTGATAAATCTTCGTATGATGAGTTGGTACAAGAACCAATTAAACCCCATTCTACCTTTAATGGCCATCCGTTTGCAACAGCTACTTCTTTCATTTTAGAAATAGGTGTAGCCAAATCCGGAGTGAAAGGACCATTCAGGTAAGGCTCAAGCTCAGAAAGGTTGATCTCAATCAGTTGGTCAAAGTATTTTTCAGGCTCTGCATAAACTTCAGCATCACCAGTTAAGTGTTCTTTAATTGCATTGGCTGCATCAGCAACATCAGCTCTGTTGGTTGCACGCAAATAACGCTCCATGCTTTCATCATAACCGAAAGTAGAAGTAGTTGCACCAATTTCAGCACCCATATTACAAATGGTACCTTTACCGGTACAGCTCAGGTTTTGTGCACCTTCGCCAAAATATTCAACAATTGCACCAGTACCACCTTTTACGGTAAGTATACCTGCAACTTTAAGGATTACATCTTTTGGAGAAGTCCATCCGTTCAGTTTTCCTGTTAATTTAACACCAATTAGCTTAGGGAATTTAAGTTCCCATGGCAAGCCAGCCATTACATCACAGGCATCAGCACCACCAACACCAATAGCAACCATACCCAAACCACCTGCGTTTACAGTGTGTGAGTCGGTACCGATCATCATTCCACCAGGGAAGGCATAGTTTTCCAATACTACCTGGTGAATGATACCAGCACCCGGTTTCCAGAAACCGATGCCGTATTTATCCGAAACTGAAGCTAAAAAGTCGAAAACCTCTTTACTCTCTGTATTTGCGGCCGGTAAATCAATCGCAGCACCAAGCTTAGCTGTAATTAAGTGATCACAGTGAACTGTAGAAGGAACAGCTACCTGTGGTCTGCCAGCCTGCATAAACTGCAATAAAGCCATTTGTGCAGTAGCATCTTGCATGGCCACACGGTCAGGAGCAAAATCTACATAATCAACACCTCTGTTGTAAGAAGTATTCGTGTTTCCCTCCCAAAGGTGGGTATAAAGTATTTTTTCTGAAAGTGTTAAAGGTCTGCCTACTAATTTACGAGCCGCCTCTACACGGGGGCCAAAGTTTGCATACACCTTTTTGATCATTTCTATATCAAAAGCCATTGATAATATGTGTTAAAAGGGTAAGTTATTACTATAATTAGTAGCGAATTTACAAAAAAAAACAGGCGATAATGATCATAAGCAGATCATTGTATTATTTATACCTTTTCTAAATAGTGGCAGGGCGTAAAAGGGATACTCAGGCAACAAAAATGTTTACAGCAATCCAAAGCTGTATCCTTGTTCTTTGAAGAATTTTAAAGTCAAAGGCAGTGCATACTCCAATCTTTCAAAAGCTTTTAAGCTGTCATGGAAAACAATAATTGATCCGTTCCTCGTATTTTTAATCACATTTTCATAGCATTTTTGTGGAGAAAGATTAATGTCGAAATCGCCACTTAAAACATCCCACATGATGATCTGTATTTCGGGATGAGCGGATTTGATCCCTGAGACCTGTGATTTTTTTATCCTGCCATAAGGGGGGCGGAATAAATAAGTTTTGGTCAATTCCTGGCAGGCATTAAAATTCTTAAGATAACTTTTGTCCTCAGTTTTCCAGCCTTTTAGGTGATTGAAGGTATGATTGCCAATTTGGTGGCCTTCTTTTTTTATCTGTTTAAAAACATCAGGATGTTTAACGATATTGTCGCCAATACAGAAGAATGTTGCTTTTGCATCAAAGCTTTTTAAAGTTTTTAAAACAAAGGTTGTAACATCAGGGATAGGTCCATCGTCAAAGGTTAAATAAATAACTTTTTCACTGCGGGGTTTATTCCAGATTAAAGATGGGTAATACCATTTTAGTAAAAGTGGAGATTTGACCAGGTACATGTTCAAATGTAAGTTGTTTATATTAATATTGTGAAAAAAATCTATGAAGACAATCATCTCCTATAATGCCTTATCTAAGCTTTCGCTGGCTTTATCCTTTGTTTTTCTTAGCGCTTTCGTGCAGCATGCCGCTGCTCAGGAAGTGATTACTGTACAGCGGGCTATAGAAATAACACTTCAAAATAACTTGCAGGTTAAGCAGAGCCGATTAAATCAAAATTTATCGGAAGAGAATCTGGCGCAATCTAAAAATGCGTTGTTGCCATCTGTAAATGGGAATTCGGGGTATAATATAAATTTTGGACGTAGTATTAACCCTACAACTAACGAGTTTCTTAGTCAGAGGTTCTCCTCATTAACCGGAGGTGTTTCGGCAGGTGTTGGTCTTTTTCAGGGCCATCAAAAAGTAAATTTGATTAAGCAAAATAAGCTATTGTTAGATGCTGATAAAACGAATACAGAAAAGGTTAAGAACGATCTTATTTTACAGGTAATTACATCTTACTTACAGATATTGTATAATAAAGATTTTTTGGTGGCAGCTCAACAACAACTGGCTGTCTCTAAACAACAGTTGGCACGTGAGCAGCAATTGTTAGATGCAGGGAATAAAACCCTTGCAGACTTATCACAGGCAAAGTCTCAGGTAGCTACTTCTGAGTTAAATGTGACCAATGCCGATAATGCTTTAGCAATATCATATTTAACATTGGCCCAGCTAATGGATATCCCTCCGTCAACTGTTTACCGTGTGGAGGCGCCTATACTTTCTAATTATGATAAACCACTGGTAAATTATAAAGCCGATGAAGTTTACCAGGGTGCTTTAAGCACTTTCCCTGATATCAAGTTGGCGGCTTTACGGACGGAAGCAGCTAAAAAAGGGATGGATATAGCTAAAGGAGCTT
This is a stretch of genomic DNA from Candidatus Pedobacter colombiensis. It encodes these proteins:
- a CDS encoding DUF2007 domain-containing protein, which codes for MDKIIVFETFYNPIEANIVKSRLIDAGIQCFLSDENTITINPLYTQALGGVKLHLFEKDVEAARNILQDENMEIDLEEVEGAEVCPNCGSTNVGYVQATKKRFGIFTIIVSVLLAVYPFHVKKTYHCFNCEHEF
- a CDS encoding aconitate hydratase, whose product is MAFDIEMIKKVYANFGPRVEAARKLVGRPLTLSEKILYTHLWEGNTNTSYNRGVDYVDFAPDRVAMQDATAQMALLQFMQAGRPQVAVPSTVHCDHLITAKLGAAIDLPAANTESKEVFDFLASVSDKYGIGFWKPGAGIIHQVVLENYAFPGGMMIGTDSHTVNAGGLGMVAIGVGGADACDVMAGLPWELKFPKLIGVKLTGKLNGWTSPKDVILKVAGILTVKGGTGAIVEYFGEGAQNLSCTGKGTICNMGAEIGATTSTFGYDESMERYLRATNRADVADAANAIKEHLTGDAEVYAEPEKYFDQLIEINLSELEPYLNGPFTPDLATPISKMKEVAVANGWPLKVEWGLIGSCTNSSYEDLSRAASIAKQAIDKGLTTKAEFGINPGSEQVRYTANRDGLLGTFEDLNATIFTNACGPCIGMWDRVGAEKQEKNTIVHSFNRNFAKRADGNPNTYAFVTSPEIVAAIAIAGDLSFNPLTDTLTNNKGEQVKLDPPKGDELPVNGYAVEDAGYQKPAEDGSGVQVIVSPTSHRLQLLDPFMPWEGTDLKGLKLLIKAKGKCTTDHISMAGPWLKFRGHLDNISNNMLIGAVNYFNDKTDNVKNELTGEYGPVPATQRAYKAAGIGSIVVGDENYGEGSSREHAAMEPRHLGVRAVLVKSFARIHETNLKKQGMLGLTFANKDDYDKILEDDTIDIVGLTTFTPDVPLTLVLNHADGSKEEISVNHSYNAQQIEWFKAGGALNIIRRDAAAKNA
- a CDS encoding polysaccharide deacetylase family protein, encoding MYLVKSPLLLKWYYPSLIWNKPRSEKVIYLTFDDGPIPDVTTFVLKTLKSFDAKATFFCIGDNIVKHPDVFKQIKKEGHQIGNHTFNHLKGWKTEDKSYLKNFNACQELTKTYLFRPPYGRIKKSQVSGIKSAHPEIQIIMWDVLSGDFDINLSPQKCYENVIKNTRNGSIIVFHDSLKAFERLEYALPLTLKFFKEQGYSFGLL
- a CDS encoding TolC family protein; this encodes MKTIISYNALSKLSLALSFVFLSAFVQHAAAQEVITVQRAIEITLQNNLQVKQSRLNQNLSEENLAQSKNALLPSVNGNSGYNINFGRSINPTTNEFLSQRFSSLTGGVSAGVGLFQGHQKVNLIKQNKLLLDADKTNTEKVKNDLILQVITSYLQILYNKDFLVAAQQQLAVSKQQLAREQQLLDAGNKTLADLSQAKSQVATSELNVTNADNALAISYLTLAQLMDIPPSTVYRVEAPILSNYDKPLVNYKADEVYQGALSTFPDIKLAALRTEAAKKGMDIAKGAYYPSLSFAAGLSTNYSSGRQRVISITPNGFREIGRTETTNERVLVADFTTVTDNYKFLDQLKDNFGQYVGLSLQIPIFNGFNVRTSVRKAKINYLQNQNQEQLAKNNLSKVIYQAVADLRAAESRYASTTKVFQAQKDAFGVIEQRYAVGLVNSLDFNTSQTNLNKAEIDMIQARYDIVFRAKVIDYYLGQPIVF